The Bacteroidales bacterium genome window below encodes:
- a CDS encoding cytochrome c biogenesis protein CcdA has translation MKSLLNKVKKISGVILILIIASELSFSQVNIPPSKWKYSITPDKVKIGDTSTITFNAVIPEGFHLYSSDFNCKIGPNPAIFTFDKKGYYLIGKVKAIGSKKEYDDVFKCFITSFYKKGLFKQKIKITEATKEIKCTITYQMCTNTDGACINYDENIKIPLSVLNDKKTEPAVDTLKTCCEKATSIAADNKSCYSKIKATISDNSASGNLWIIFLEGILAGFLALITPCVFPMIPMTVSFFLKRSEKRIKAKRDALIYGLSIIIIYVALGFGITLIFGADALNSMSTNTYVNLFFFLLLLVFAASFFGAFEIQLPSKWTTAADSKAEKAGGLIGIFLMAFTLVLVSFSCTAPIIGTLLVEAAVSKNTLSPLIGMLGFSIALAIPFALLAVFPSWLNSLPKSGGWLNSVKVTLAFLLIALALKFFSTADLVNHWRILDREIFLVIWIVIFLLLGFYLLGKIKFAHDSDVKYISVVRLFFVIISFSFAIYLIPGLWGAPLKAISAFSPPLSSQDFDLTKNTPVNNQEVVSGKKYADLFHCPYNLNCFFDYDEGMEYAKKTGKPVFVDFTGWGCAYCKKMKASVWSDAEILKRFNENYILITLYVDDKTTLPEKEQYETIVGGIKKEITTIGKKWSDFQAKKFKINSLPYYILLDNEGNLLTEPKSFDPSIKNFIDFLDNGIKEYENRKVEKNK, from the coding sequence CTTCAATTGTAAAATAGGACCAAATCCAGCAATATTTACTTTTGATAAAAAAGGTTATTACCTCATCGGTAAAGTAAAAGCCATTGGTTCTAAAAAAGAATACGATGATGTTTTTAAATGCTTCATAACATCTTTTTATAAAAAAGGTTTGTTCAAACAAAAAATAAAAATAACCGAAGCAACTAAAGAAATAAAATGTACAATCACATATCAGATGTGCACAAACACTGATGGTGCTTGCATCAACTATGATGAAAATATTAAAATTCCTTTGTCGGTTTTAAATGATAAAAAAACAGAACCTGCTGTTGACACTTTAAAAACCTGCTGCGAAAAAGCAACATCAATTGCTGCTGATAACAAATCCTGCTACAGTAAAATTAAAGCAACAATAAGCGATAATTCTGCTTCAGGAAATTTGTGGATTATTTTTCTTGAAGGAATATTAGCTGGTTTTCTTGCATTAATAACTCCATGCGTATTTCCTATGATTCCGATGACAGTTAGTTTTTTTCTGAAAAGAAGTGAAAAGCGAATAAAAGCAAAACGCGATGCATTGATTTACGGACTCTCAATAATAATAATTTATGTTGCTCTTGGATTTGGAATAACTTTAATATTCGGGGCAGATGCATTAAATTCGATGTCAACAAATACTTATGTCAATTTATTTTTCTTTTTATTATTGCTTGTTTTTGCAGCATCATTCTTCGGAGCTTTCGAAATACAGTTGCCATCAAAATGGACAACCGCAGCCGACAGCAAAGCAGAAAAAGCAGGCGGTTTAATCGGAATATTTTTAATGGCTTTTACACTTGTATTGGTATCGTTTTCATGCACCGCTCCTATCATAGGAACTCTTTTGGTTGAAGCTGCTGTTTCAAAAAATACATTATCCCCTCTCATTGGAATGTTAGGATTTTCCATAGCACTCGCAATTCCTTTTGCATTGCTCGCTGTTTTTCCGTCATGGTTAAATTCACTTCCAAAGTCAGGCGGATGGCTCAATTCAGTTAAGGTAACTCTTGCATTTTTATTGATTGCATTAGCATTAAAATTTTTCTCAACCGCCGATTTGGTAAATCATTGGAGAATTCTTGACAGGGAAATATTCTTAGTAATATGGATTGTGATTTTCTTATTGCTCGGCTTTTATTTACTCGGCAAAATAAAATTTGCTCACGACAGTGATGTGAAATATATTTCCGTTGTAAGATTATTTTTTGTTATAATTTCATTTTCATTTGCGATTTACCTTATCCCCGGCTTATGGGGTGCGCCATTAAAGGCAATCAGTGCATTCTCCCCACCTCTATCATCGCAGGATTTTGATTTAACAAAAAACACACCTGTAAATAATCAGGAAGTTGTTTCAGGTAAAAAATATGCCGATTTATTCCATTGTCCTTACAATTTGAATTGCTTTTTCGATTATGATGAAGGAATGGAATATGCCAAGAAAACAGGCAAACCCGTATTTGTTGACTTTACCGGATGGGGATGTGCATATTGCAAAAAAATGAAAGCTTCTGTTTGGTCTGATGCCGAGATACTGAAACGCTTTAATGAAAATTATATTTTAATTACCCTTTATGTTGATGATAAAACAACGCTTCCCGAAAAAGAACAATACGAAACAATTGTGGGTGGAATAAAAAAAGAAATAACTACTATCGGAAAAAAGTGGAGCGACTTTCAGGCAAAAAAATTTAAAATCAACTCTCTCCCCTATTACATTTTGCTTGATAATGAAGGAAATCTTTTAACCGAACCAAAATCATTCGACCCAAGCATTAAAAATTTTATAGATTTTCTAGATAACGGAATTAAAGAATACGAGAATAGAAAAGTTGAGAAAAATAAATAA